A DNA window from Luteolibacter luteus contains the following coding sequences:
- a CDS encoding LpxI family protein, translating into MAEQRIIGIIAGNGVYPETFARAARAKSPEVKLVAAAFQGETKPEFLELVDAADWFRVGQLGKLIKFFKSQKAKEAIMVGQIAPKNLFDLRPDLRTLMLLARLKERNAESLFGGIADELEKDGIRLLPATTFLEDLLPPAGHVCGPVMKKRQLEDAAFGFRMAKETSRLDIGQTVVVRHGTVLAVEAFEGTNACIKRGGELGHGKDVMLVKVSKPNQDFRFDVPVVGPLTIQTCVEAGVKAITVEANKTLVLERDTVFKLCLEHGVSVHAMDEGGR; encoded by the coding sequence ATGGCGGAACAACGGATCATCGGCATCATCGCGGGCAACGGGGTTTACCCGGAAACCTTCGCGCGCGCGGCCCGGGCGAAATCCCCGGAGGTGAAGCTTGTGGCCGCGGCCTTCCAAGGGGAAACGAAGCCGGAATTCCTCGAGCTTGTGGACGCGGCCGATTGGTTTCGCGTCGGGCAGCTCGGAAAGCTGATCAAGTTTTTCAAGTCCCAGAAGGCGAAGGAGGCCATCATGGTTGGCCAGATCGCGCCGAAGAATCTCTTCGACCTGCGGCCGGACCTGCGGACGCTGATGTTGCTGGCACGGCTCAAGGAGCGGAATGCGGAATCGCTGTTCGGCGGCATCGCGGACGAACTGGAGAAGGACGGGATTCGCCTGCTGCCTGCCACCACCTTTCTGGAAGACCTCTTGCCGCCAGCCGGGCACGTTTGCGGGCCGGTGATGAAGAAGCGCCAGCTTGAGGATGCCGCGTTCGGTTTCCGCATGGCGAAGGAGACCAGCCGTCTCGACATCGGTCAGACCGTGGTGGTCCGTCATGGCACGGTGCTGGCGGTCGAGGCTTTCGAGGGCACCAATGCTTGCATCAAGCGCGGCGGTGAACTGGGCCACGGCAAGGACGTGATGCTGGTAAAGGTCTCCAAGCCGAACCAAGACTTTCGCTTCGATGTGCCGGTGGTCGGTCCCCTGACCATCCAGACCTGCGTCGAGGCCGGGGTGAAGGCGATCACCGTGGAGGCGAACAAGACCCTGGTGCTGGAGCGCGACACGGTCTTCAAGCTCTGCCTAGAGCATGGGGTGAGCGTGCACGCCATGGATGAAGGGGGGCGTTGA
- a CDS encoding proline dehydrogenase family protein: MTSVCDRIDRCRQFRPSDAALPAEAVELAAELLREATRGQRWGEKMQARQMAAMMHDAAGKAFTFAMADQVFRPPTAAREAKRFRDLIDDYGVPQYLPLGARVAMRAGEIASAAVPDVVMPLVAEKMRQESSSVILPAEEEKLRKHLIRRREAGMRMNLNQLGEAVLGEEEARHRLDSNLARLADPETDYISVKISAIFSQIHLVALDETLVAIKDRLRVLYRAAVQHRRADGGAKFVNLDMEEYRDLRLTCAAFREVLDEPEFHKLEAGIVLQAYLPDAWPVQKELNAWALNRVDAGGAGIKIRIVKGANLAMEKVDSEIHDWPLAPYRSKVEVDANFKRMLHEGCRPENARAVRLGVASHNLFDIAYGLLLRAREAVEDHVEFEMLEGMANHQARTVRDAAKGLLLYAPVVKREDFHSAIAYLVRRLDENTSPENFLHDLFGMQPGDAAWERQKERFLNACALMETVFAGPQRVQDRTNEFREPHALDAPFHNEADTDWSLTHNVRWIRGRVDELRNAPPAFVPLQIAGQTVNGSAEEAGNDPSRPGIVAYRHALAGPEQVEQALVAAVDARSVWKDLGWQGRGELLCKAAASIAANRREAIAAMVLDAGKSVMEADAELSEAIDFADYYARSFSKDEDFDGLSSEPLGTVLVTPPWNFPYAIPCGGILAALVAGNTVILKPAPETVLTAWVMVNALWDAGIPREVLQFLPCPDNEIGRSLVTDLRIGAVVLTGAYETARMFLSWNPQMRLFAETSGKNSLVITAAADPDLAVKDLVKSAFGHSGQKCSAASLAIVEAEVYDDPGFRRQLRDAAASLKVGPSWEYDSIATPVIREPGDALQRALTTLDPGEEWLLEPQMVDGNPCLWSPGIKLGVAPDGWYRRTECFGPVLGLIRADHLKHAIRIQNDSQFGLTGGIHSLDPAELDQWREQVEVGNAYINRPITGAIVQRQPFGGWKRSCFGPGAKAGGPNYVALFATWKNDRAPHFRAPLSGPIIDLLKSIFIALPGVDAAELNAAAGSDAWWIEHEFGAVHDPSALECESNLFRYRRFDHGVIRANESTSDTELARMILAAAAAGVAVEVSVPVDRACSVSGVLLRRESESDLARRLASTRAGILRAPSPGPELAAAAVEAGVRLVRHAPVSSGKIELPGFFREQAISETRHRHGSVLPRPQDLR; this comes from the coding sequence ATGACTAGTGTTTGCGACCGCATCGATCGTTGCCGCCAATTCCGACCGTCCGACGCCGCGCTTCCGGCGGAGGCCGTTGAACTGGCTGCCGAACTTTTGCGCGAAGCAACCCGCGGCCAGCGCTGGGGCGAGAAGATGCAAGCCCGCCAGATGGCCGCGATGATGCACGATGCGGCGGGCAAGGCCTTCACCTTCGCGATGGCCGATCAAGTGTTCCGCCCGCCGACGGCGGCTCGCGAAGCGAAGCGCTTCCGCGATCTCATCGATGATTATGGAGTGCCGCAGTATCTGCCGCTCGGAGCGCGCGTCGCCATGCGGGCCGGCGAGATCGCCTCCGCTGCGGTGCCGGACGTGGTCATGCCGCTGGTCGCGGAGAAGATGCGTCAGGAGAGCTCGTCCGTCATTTTGCCTGCGGAAGAAGAGAAGCTTCGCAAGCACCTGATCCGTCGCCGCGAGGCAGGGATGCGCATGAACCTGAACCAACTCGGCGAAGCGGTACTCGGTGAAGAAGAGGCGCGGCATCGTCTTGATTCGAACCTCGCGCGTCTCGCGGATCCGGAGACAGATTACATCTCGGTGAAGATCTCCGCGATCTTCAGCCAGATTCATCTGGTCGCGCTCGATGAAACTTTGGTCGCGATCAAGGATCGCCTGCGCGTGCTCTATCGCGCGGCCGTGCAGCATCGGCGGGCGGATGGCGGCGCGAAGTTCGTGAACCTGGACATGGAGGAGTATCGCGACCTGCGCCTGACTTGCGCTGCTTTTCGCGAAGTGCTGGACGAACCGGAATTCCACAAGCTGGAAGCGGGTATCGTGCTCCAAGCCTACTTGCCCGATGCGTGGCCGGTGCAGAAGGAACTCAATGCTTGGGCTCTCAACCGTGTCGATGCAGGAGGGGCGGGAATCAAGATCCGCATTGTGAAGGGCGCGAACCTTGCGATGGAAAAGGTGGATTCCGAGATCCATGATTGGCCGCTCGCTCCCTATCGCTCGAAAGTGGAGGTGGATGCGAACTTCAAGCGCATGCTTCACGAAGGCTGTCGTCCGGAGAATGCCCGCGCGGTGCGTCTCGGCGTAGCCAGCCACAATCTTTTCGACATCGCCTACGGCCTGCTGCTCCGCGCCCGGGAAGCCGTGGAGGACCACGTGGAATTCGAGATGCTGGAAGGCATGGCGAACCATCAAGCGCGTACTGTGCGCGATGCCGCGAAGGGCCTGCTGCTGTATGCGCCGGTGGTGAAGCGCGAGGACTTCCACAGTGCGATCGCCTATCTCGTCCGCCGTCTGGATGAGAATACATCCCCGGAGAATTTCTTGCACGATCTCTTCGGCATGCAGCCGGGAGATGCGGCGTGGGAGCGCCAGAAGGAGCGCTTCCTGAATGCCTGTGCGCTGATGGAGACGGTCTTCGCCGGTCCGCAGCGTGTGCAAGATCGCACCAATGAATTCCGTGAGCCTCATGCGCTTGATGCACCTTTCCACAACGAAGCCGACACCGATTGGTCGCTGACTCACAATGTTCGCTGGATCCGCGGCCGTGTGGATGAGCTTCGCAACGCGCCTCCTGCCTTCGTGCCGCTTCAGATTGCAGGCCAGACAGTGAACGGGTCTGCGGAAGAAGCCGGGAATGATCCCTCCCGTCCCGGTATCGTCGCTTATCGCCATGCGCTTGCGGGTCCGGAACAAGTGGAGCAGGCGCTGGTCGCCGCGGTGGATGCCCGCTCCGTGTGGAAGGATCTCGGGTGGCAGGGAAGGGGTGAACTGCTCTGCAAGGCTGCCGCATCCATCGCCGCCAACCGCCGCGAAGCGATCGCGGCCATGGTGTTGGATGCCGGCAAGTCCGTGATGGAAGCGGATGCCGAGTTGAGTGAGGCGATCGACTTTGCCGATTACTATGCGCGCAGTTTTTCCAAGGACGAGGACTTCGATGGCCTTTCTTCCGAGCCGCTGGGCACGGTGCTGGTAACTCCGCCTTGGAATTTCCCTTATGCAATTCCCTGCGGCGGCATCCTCGCCGCGCTGGTTGCCGGGAACACAGTGATCCTGAAGCCAGCCCCGGAGACAGTGCTCACCGCGTGGGTGATGGTGAATGCCCTTTGGGACGCCGGTATTCCGCGGGAGGTACTCCAGTTCCTGCCCTGTCCGGACAATGAGATCGGACGCTCCCTTGTGACCGATCTTCGGATTGGGGCCGTGGTGCTGACCGGTGCTTATGAAACGGCGCGGATGTTCCTGTCCTGGAACCCGCAGATGCGCCTCTTTGCCGAGACCTCCGGGAAGAACTCGCTGGTGATCACCGCGGCGGCTGATCCCGACCTCGCGGTGAAGGATCTGGTGAAGAGCGCCTTCGGTCATTCCGGGCAGAAGTGCTCCGCAGCCTCGCTCGCGATCGTCGAGGCGGAGGTCTATGATGACCCCGGTTTCCGCCGCCAACTCCGCGATGCCGCGGCTTCGCTGAAGGTTGGCCCGTCTTGGGAATACGATTCGATTGCCACGCCGGTGATCCGAGAGCCCGGAGATGCCCTGCAGCGTGCGCTGACGACGCTGGATCCCGGCGAAGAATGGTTGCTCGAGCCGCAGATGGTCGATGGCAATCCTTGCCTGTGGTCGCCGGGCATCAAGCTGGGTGTGGCGCCGGACGGCTGGTATCGCCGCACCGAGTGCTTCGGGCCGGTGCTCGGCTTGATCCGTGCGGATCATCTCAAGCACGCGATCCGCATCCAGAATGATTCCCAATTCGGCCTCACCGGCGGGATTCATTCGCTCGATCCGGCCGAACTCGACCAATGGCGTGAGCAAGTGGAAGTGGGCAATGCCTACATCAATCGCCCGATCACGGGAGCCATTGTCCAGCGCCAGCCGTTTGGTGGCTGGAAGCGCTCTTGTTTCGGCCCGGGTGCCAAGGCGGGTGGCCCGAATTACGTGGCGCTCTTCGCGACCTGGAAGAACGACAGGGCGCCTCATTTCCGGGCCCCGCTTTCCGGACCGATCATCGATCTGCTCAAATCGATCTTCATCGCCCTGCCGGGAGTGGATGCTGCCGAGCTCAATGCGGCTGCCGGGAGCGATGCCTGGTGGATAGAGCACGAGTTCGGTGCGGTTCATGATCCCTCCGCGCTCGAGTGTGAAAGCAACCTCTTCCGCTACCGTCGTTTTGATCATGGTGTGATCCGCGCGAACGAGAGCACCAGCGATACCGAGCTGGCCCGCATGATCCTGGCCGCAGCGGCAGCAGGGGTTGCGGTGGAGGTTTCGGTTCCGGTCGACCGGGCTTGCTCCGTTTCCGGGGTTCTTCTGCGCCGGGAAAGCGAGTCCGATCTGGCCCGCCGCCTGGCCTCGACCCGTGCCGGTATCCTGCGCGCGCCTTCACCGGGTCCGGAGCTTGCAGCTGCCGCCGTTGAAGCGGGTGTCCGTCTCGTGCGGCACGCGCCGGTTTCGTCGGGAAAGATTGAACTTCCGGGGTTTTTCCGGGAGCAGGCGATCTCGGAAACCCGCCATCGGCATGGATCGGTGTTGCCCCGCCCCCAAGACTTGCGATAG
- a CDS encoding DUF1501 domain-containing protein — protein sequence MHPCSDFSGEGPSVLDLPVPTALKQQWLELATRRQFLGRSGKALAWAGLAKLMSGNAMASSGDPGVLLPHFAPKAKRAIYLFMAGAPSQFETWDYKPELIKRFDQDLPESVRGGQVLTGMTASQTRFPIAPSVFNFQQHGEAGHWCSELFPHTAKVSDEFAVMKSLHTDAINHEPAILLANSGNMVPGKASIGSWISYGLGSMNEDLPTFVVLTSKLPLFTNIQALSSRLWSSGFLSPEHAGVALRSGGDPVIHLSNPKGVSRELRRAMIDGVNDMNRQLHDRIGDPETNARIAQYEMAFRMQASVPELTDLSDEPESIWEMYGPKAKEPGTYAYNCLMARRMAERGVRFTQIFHRGWDTHGDLPNRMKILCEDIDRPTAALIADLKQRGLLDDTLVVWGGEFGRTVYSQGGLSKENYGRDHHPRCFSMWMAGGGVKPGSVYGETDEFSYNIAKDPMHIRDLNATILHLLGIDHEKLTFKFQGLEQKLTGVEPAKVVKEILA from the coding sequence ATGCATCCGTGCTCCGATTTCTCGGGCGAAGGTCCGTCCGTTCTGGATCTGCCCGTTCCCACGGCGCTCAAGCAGCAGTGGCTGGAACTCGCCACGCGCCGCCAGTTCCTCGGACGATCCGGCAAGGCGCTCGCTTGGGCGGGACTCGCCAAGCTCATGTCCGGAAATGCGATGGCATCGTCCGGGGATCCGGGTGTGCTGTTACCGCATTTCGCGCCGAAGGCAAAACGGGCGATCTATCTCTTCATGGCGGGAGCGCCGTCTCAGTTCGAAACCTGGGACTACAAGCCGGAGCTGATCAAGCGCTTCGACCAGGATCTCCCGGAGTCGGTGCGCGGTGGCCAGGTTCTGACAGGCATGACTGCCTCGCAAACCCGCTTCCCGATCGCGCCGAGCGTCTTCAATTTCCAGCAACACGGCGAGGCCGGCCACTGGTGCAGCGAGCTCTTCCCGCACACGGCGAAGGTCTCCGATGAATTTGCGGTGATGAAGTCACTGCACACCGATGCGATCAATCACGAGCCTGCGATCCTACTGGCGAACTCCGGCAACATGGTGCCCGGCAAGGCATCGATCGGTTCGTGGATCTCCTACGGACTCGGCTCGATGAATGAGGACCTGCCCACCTTCGTGGTGCTGACTTCGAAGCTCCCGCTTTTCACGAACATCCAGGCGCTGTCCTCCCGCCTTTGGTCCTCCGGCTTCCTTTCCCCGGAACACGCCGGTGTCGCGCTTCGCTCCGGCGGGGATCCTGTGATTCACCTCTCCAATCCGAAAGGCGTCAGCCGCGAGCTGCGCCGCGCGATGATCGACGGCGTGAATGACATGAACCGCCAGCTCCACGATCGCATCGGGGATCCGGAAACGAACGCACGCATCGCGCAGTACGAGATGGCCTTCCGCATGCAGGCCTCGGTCCCGGAGCTTACCGACCTCTCCGACGAACCGGAATCGATCTGGGAAATGTACGGCCCGAAGGCGAAGGAGCCCGGCACCTATGCCTACAATTGCCTCATGGCCCGACGCATGGCGGAGCGCGGAGTACGTTTCACCCAGATCTTCCACCGCGGCTGGGACACCCACGGCGATCTCCCAAACCGCATGAAGATCCTCTGCGAGGACATCGACCGTCCCACCGCCGCCTTGATCGCCGACCTCAAGCAGCGTGGCCTGCTGGATGACACGCTGGTCGTCTGGGGCGGTGAGTTCGGACGCACCGTTTATTCGCAAGGTGGCCTCTCGAAGGAAAACTATGGCCGAGACCACCACCCGCGCTGTTTCTCGATGTGGATGGCCGGTGGCGGCGTGAAGCCGGGCTCCGTATATGGAGAGACTGACGAATTCTCCTACAACATCGCCAAGGACCCGATGCACATCCGCGACCTAAACGCGACCATCCTGCACCTGCTCGGAATCGACCACGAGAAGCTCACCTTCAAGTTCCAAGGCCTGGAGCAGAAGCTGACCGGCGTGGAACCCGCGAAGGTGGTGAAGGAGATCTTGGCTTAG
- a CDS encoding DUF1553 domain-containing protein — MRLPLYPIFALGSVLIPQAHAESTAPGEGELSFNDAIQPLLSEACYHCHGPDSGTREPKDDPLRLDRKEFAFKPRANGKSVMIPGKPEESELIKVIRSMDPEVKMPPPKAHRQLKPDEIALLERWVKQGAKYEEHWSFIPPAKKTLPQEADDKWSRNPIDHFILHKLKQTGLSPAGAEDPRTLIRRATLDLTGLLPDPADVETFAADPSDAAYEAYLDKLLASPRYAEHRARYWLDYVRYSDTHGLHFDNLRSIWPYRDYLIRAFQNNKPFDRFLTEQLAGDLLPAASVDEMVATGYIRANVSTNEGGTIPEEVLVNNTRDRTEAFGATFLGLTVGCSACHDHKFDPTSQKDFYSLSAFFNNTAEKSWDENIQDPPPVLRLPGNDKMPELERAVAMRQEPAEKYEKLRTEAATQFAEQEAAGLKAQPVSEDGLKVHFRFDEGKGDVVKNSAPGANPATYTVDTNPLVWGEDAWLWPSMRMDISSRLPLPDQGDFEANEPFSLAFWTMARLKVANIDTGMGGIVSRMGDSARNSHRGWDLFCDGSKFVIHIIHQWPQYAIRVESEPFARGQWRHVGFTYDGSSKASGVTLYVDGKPVPLKITNDTLQPGQTIRTDARMHIGRREDEQPLRETRFQDLRLYSRALSAEEFTRLPFEDVASQIIAREPDPAKWSEDEKFVVLDRWYLGSKNEEARRLRGELDRIDGEIAKVGEGGTPTLIAREKPTPATAAVLDRGVYSARKERVFAATPSFLPPIANGEPHNRLGLAHWLLQPDHPLLARVTVNRMWQELFGTGIVETTDDFGIMGSRPSHQELLDWLAVDFRESGWDMRRLYKLMLTSATYRQSTATTPDKLAKDDKNRLLSRAPRFRMDAEVLRDSALQASGLLVEKTGGPPVKPYQPTGVWEAVSMPESNTKQYEPDKGENLYRRSMYSFWKRFAPPPSLETFDAQAREVVCTRRARTNTPLQALVTMNDPQFVEAARKLAERALKGAADDKARIDLMSRVTLGRSLSAEEIPAFEKSLGRFRSHFSAHAEDATALLSTGDSPADATLAPADIATWTMVANQFLNLDEYVTK; from the coding sequence ATGCGATTGCCTCTTTATCCGATCTTCGCGCTGGGAAGCGTCCTCATCCCTCAAGCCCACGCCGAATCCACGGCGCCGGGAGAGGGCGAGCTGTCATTCAACGACGCCATCCAGCCGCTGCTTTCCGAAGCCTGCTATCACTGCCACGGACCGGACAGCGGCACCCGCGAACCGAAGGATGATCCCCTGCGGCTGGATCGGAAGGAGTTTGCCTTCAAGCCACGCGCCAATGGGAAATCGGTGATGATTCCCGGCAAGCCCGAGGAGTCCGAGCTGATCAAGGTGATCCGCAGCATGGACCCTGAGGTGAAGATGCCGCCGCCGAAGGCCCACCGTCAGCTCAAGCCGGATGAGATCGCATTGCTGGAGCGCTGGGTGAAACAAGGTGCGAAGTATGAGGAACACTGGTCCTTCATCCCGCCCGCCAAGAAAACGCTACCCCAAGAAGCCGACGACAAGTGGTCGCGCAATCCGATCGATCATTTCATCCTGCACAAGCTGAAGCAGACCGGACTCTCCCCCGCCGGGGCAGAAGACCCGCGCACGTTGATCCGCCGGGCAACGCTGGACCTTACCGGCCTTTTACCGGATCCCGCCGATGTCGAAACTTTCGCTGCGGACCCGAGCGATGCTGCCTATGAAGCTTATCTCGACAAGCTGCTGGCATCCCCGCGCTATGCCGAGCACCGGGCCCGCTACTGGCTGGACTACGTGCGCTACTCCGACACGCACGGCCTGCATTTCGATAACCTGCGCTCTATCTGGCCTTATCGCGACTACCTGATTCGCGCCTTTCAGAACAACAAGCCCTTTGACCGCTTCCTGACCGAACAGCTCGCAGGCGATCTTCTGCCCGCGGCAAGCGTCGATGAAATGGTGGCTACGGGCTATATCCGCGCGAACGTTTCCACCAACGAAGGCGGAACGATCCCCGAGGAGGTGCTGGTGAACAATACGCGCGACCGGACCGAAGCCTTCGGTGCCACCTTCCTGGGACTAACAGTGGGCTGCTCCGCCTGCCACGACCACAAGTTCGATCCGACCTCGCAGAAGGATTTCTACAGCCTGTCCGCGTTCTTCAACAACACCGCGGAGAAATCGTGGGATGAGAACATCCAGGATCCTCCACCGGTGCTGCGGCTGCCCGGCAACGACAAGATGCCGGAACTCGAGCGGGCGGTGGCCATGCGCCAGGAACCCGCCGAGAAGTACGAGAAGCTCCGTACCGAAGCTGCCACGCAGTTTGCCGAGCAGGAAGCCGCGGGCTTGAAAGCCCAGCCGGTCTCCGAAGACGGGCTGAAAGTTCATTTCCGCTTCGACGAAGGGAAAGGCGACGTCGTCAAGAACAGCGCTCCGGGAGCAAACCCGGCAACCTACACGGTGGATACCAATCCTCTGGTGTGGGGCGAAGATGCGTGGCTCTGGCCTTCCATGCGGATGGACATCAGCAGCCGCCTGCCGCTGCCCGACCAAGGTGACTTCGAAGCAAACGAGCCTTTCTCCCTCGCCTTCTGGACGATGGCCCGACTGAAGGTGGCAAACATCGACACGGGCATGGGCGGCATCGTTTCCCGCATGGGTGATAGCGCCCGCAATTCCCACCGCGGCTGGGATCTCTTCTGCGATGGCAGCAAGTTCGTGATCCACATCATCCACCAGTGGCCGCAATATGCGATCCGCGTGGAGAGCGAGCCCTTCGCACGCGGACAGTGGCGCCACGTTGGCTTCACCTACGATGGTTCGTCGAAGGCCTCCGGCGTGACTCTCTACGTCGATGGCAAGCCGGTGCCGCTAAAGATCACCAACGATACCCTGCAGCCGGGCCAGACCATCCGCACGGATGCCCGCATGCACATTGGTCGCCGCGAAGATGAGCAGCCGTTGCGCGAAACCCGCTTTCAGGATCTGAGGCTCTACTCGAGGGCTCTAAGTGCTGAAGAATTTACCCGCCTGCCCTTCGAGGACGTTGCATCGCAGATCATCGCCCGTGAACCGGACCCGGCGAAGTGGAGCGAAGACGAGAAGTTCGTGGTTCTGGATCGCTGGTATCTCGGGTCGAAGAACGAGGAAGCCCGGCGCTTGCGTGGTGAACTGGACCGGATCGACGGAGAGATCGCAAAGGTCGGCGAAGGCGGCACCCCTACCCTGATCGCCCGCGAGAAGCCGACGCCGGCGACCGCTGCAGTGCTGGATCGCGGTGTCTATAGTGCCCGCAAGGAGCGGGTCTTCGCAGCCACGCCTTCTTTCCTTCCTCCAATCGCCAATGGCGAGCCTCACAACCGCCTCGGCTTGGCTCACTGGCTCTTGCAACCGGATCATCCCCTGCTCGCCCGCGTCACGGTGAACCGCATGTGGCAGGAGCTTTTCGGCACCGGCATCGTGGAAACCACGGATGACTTCGGCATCATGGGTTCGCGCCCCAGTCACCAGGAACTCCTCGATTGGCTCGCGGTGGATTTCCGCGAATCCGGTTGGGACATGCGCCGCCTTTACAAGCTGATGCTGACCTCCGCCACTTACCGGCAGAGCACGGCAACTACCCCGGACAAGCTGGCGAAGGACGACAAGAACCGCCTGCTTTCCCGTGCCCCCCGTTTCCGCATGGATGCCGAGGTGCTCCGCGATAGCGCGCTGCAAGCTTCCGGCCTGCTGGTTGAGAAGACCGGTGGTCCGCCAGTGAAGCCCTATCAGCCGACGGGTGTGTGGGAAGCCGTGTCGATGCCGGAATCGAATACCAAGCAGTATGAGCCTGACAAGGGTGAGAACCTCTATCGCCGCTCGATGTATTCCTTCTGGAAGCGCTTCGCCCCGCCGCCGTCGTTGGAGACCTTCGATGCGCAGGCACGTGAGGTGGTGTGCACACGACGCGCACGCACCAATACACCTCTCCAGGCGCTGGTGACGATGAACGATCCGCAATTCGTGGAAGCTGCCCGCAAGCTGGCGGAACGTGCGCTCAAGGGTGCGGCGGACGACAAGGCACGCATCGATCTCATGTCCCGTGTCACTCTTGGACGTAGCCTGAGCGCCGAAGAAATACCTGCTTTCGAAAAGAGCCTCGGGCGATTCCGCAGCCACTTCAGCGCCCACGCGGAAGATGCCACGGCCCTCCTTAGCACCGGCGATTCACCGGCCGATGCCACCCTCGCCCCAGCTGACATCGCCACGTGGACGATGGTCGCCAACCAATTCCTGAACCTCGACGAGTACGTCACAAAATGA
- a CDS encoding HEAT repeat domain-containing protein, producing MEALALREPENFEVAVQEAIIGSRTERAAKELLRVALAKVRHKGELRILRNIALMGEEAAVIGDELAELLDDPNANVRLGASRTLGFTGRLDLWPHLARALKDSDWRVAFSACVSLGQLKAKGADVSLENLGKQHWYPRVRHAASYARSLIQGKEPSQEDVRHVGGEASIFFLYEQEDLSLLPLKESQPAFPPLPKREFIIWGGSGSDNIIEGSFRAKHPELHAAISTLPESRRGGDLTILTGILEKEGVNFVALRAGEWVGGLFAVDKMGKASLLIDENIMELLDWNGRIVALGGLSHMGMDHGSLYEVTMEDGKAAAKLLRALPGCPWRGAILPDGRLFANCEGGAVAISSDNTITYLGSGDGRPEE from the coding sequence TTGGAAGCTTTGGCTCTTCGCGAACCGGAAAACTTTGAGGTGGCGGTGCAAGAAGCTATCATCGGTTCCAGAACCGAAAGAGCTGCCAAAGAGCTTCTTCGTGTTGCTTTAGCCAAGGTCCGACACAAAGGTGAACTGCGTATCCTTCGTAACATTGCCCTCATGGGAGAAGAGGCTGCGGTGATCGGTGACGAACTGGCAGAATTGCTTGACGACCCCAACGCCAACGTCCGGCTAGGCGCAAGTCGAACCCTCGGCTTTACCGGACGTTTGGATCTCTGGCCACATTTGGCGAGGGCCCTCAAGGATTCCGATTGGCGGGTGGCTTTCTCAGCCTGCGTATCACTCGGGCAACTGAAAGCAAAGGGAGCCGACGTCTCATTGGAAAATCTCGGCAAGCAGCATTGGTATCCCCGGGTTCGCCACGCCGCGAGCTACGCCCGCTCTCTCATCCAAGGAAAGGAACCCTCACAAGAGGACGTCCGTCACGTGGGAGGAGAGGCCTCAATTTTCTTCCTCTATGAGCAAGAAGATCTCTCGTTGCTCCCCCTTAAAGAAAGCCAACCCGCGTTTCCACCGTTGCCAAAGCGGGAATTCATCATCTGGGGCGGCTCGGGTTCCGATAACATCATCGAAGGATCTTTCAGAGCAAAGCATCCGGAATTGCATGCGGCCATCTCCACCCTGCCGGAATCGAGAAGGGGTGGAGATCTTACCATACTTACAGGCATCCTCGAAAAGGAGGGCGTGAACTTCGTCGCTCTCCGAGCGGGCGAGTGGGTCGGCGGCCTATTCGCAGTCGACAAAATGGGAAAAGCTTCTCTTCTGATCGATGAAAATATCATGGAGCTTCTCGATTGGAACGGCAGGATCGTCGCTCTTGGCGGGCTCTCTCACATGGGCATGGACCATGGCTCTCTCTATGAGGTGACGATGGAAGACGGGAAAGCAGCCGCGAAACTTCTTCGTGCCTTGCCCGGCTGTCCTTGGAGAGGGGCCATCCTCCCGGACGGACGTCTTTTCGCAAACTGTGAAGGAGGCGCAGTGGCCATATCTTCGGACAATACCATCACTTACCTTGGTAGTGGCGACGGACGCCCGGAGGAATAA